The following are encoded together in the Dickeya lacustris genome:
- a CDS encoding LysM-like peptidoglycan-binding domain-containing protein — translation MGRIAPRRKQSRWNPHSLWLTCQHRWGQWRQRRQIPGESQGGTDEGNIDNDHGSAQERLTATPPASHHRVQSLSSWLHTLWHMPDSFSWMAPLPYLHRRCIFIVLGLLLIVLLWPGPAPQPAIPQQVDVPLSQHAPIQAQLVSPLDTPSQTPPPASEANWRTYQVASGQTLAQLFRDNNLPLNDVFAMAQVEGTGKPLSNLRTGQSIRLQRNAQGAITQLSTETSSGQQVLFARQQDGSFIRVN, via the coding sequence ATGGGCAGAATCGCGCCCAGGAGAAAGCAATCCCGCTGGAATCCTCACAGTCTCTGGCTCACCTGCCAACACAGGTGGGGACAATGGCGCCAGCGAAGACAGATTCCCGGTGAATCGCAAGGCGGTACTGATGAGGGCAATATCGACAATGACCATGGCAGCGCGCAGGAGAGACTGACGGCCACGCCCCCGGCATCCCACCACCGAGTGCAATCACTGTCATCCTGGCTGCACACACTGTGGCACATGCCAGATAGTTTCAGTTGGATGGCCCCTCTGCCTTATCTCCACCGCCGTTGTATTTTCATTGTTTTAGGGCTGCTACTCATCGTGCTGCTCTGGCCGGGCCCGGCACCTCAGCCCGCTATCCCCCAGCAGGTGGATGTCCCCTTATCACAGCATGCGCCGATTCAGGCGCAACTGGTCTCCCCGCTGGACACCCCTTCCCAGACGCCGCCGCCGGCGTCTGAGGCGAACTGGCGCACTTATCAGGTTGCCTCAGGGCAAACACTGGCGCAGCTTTTTCGTGATAACAACCTTCCGCTCAACGATGTCTTCGCGATGGCGCAAGTCGAAGGCACGGGGAAACCCCTCAGTAACTTACGCACCGGGCAGAGTATCCGGCTACAGCGTAACGCACAGGGTGCCATCACGCAGTTATCGACCGAGACATCGAGTGGCCAGCAAGTGTTATTCGCCCGCCAGCAAGACGGCTCTTTTATCCGCGTCAACTAA